From the genome of Pseudomonas sp. FP453:
ATTTCACGGATAACCTTGAAGCTGGCAGCCATTTGCTCTTGGTCAACACGGCTTGGCTTGCCGGCGAAGGCGTCAGTCAGGCCGGCCAGGATTGCGTCCAGGCTCACGCCCGGCGGCGGGTTGTCGCGCAGTTGGTCGCCCAGTTGACGGCCGATGCCGTAGCTGACGCGGGTTTCATCGGTGGACAGATTGACTTCGGACATGAAGGTGCTCCGCTGTAGGACGACACACAAAAAAGCCGCACGAAGGCCGCACTTTTCCTGTCGCCCAAAACTAAAAGGGCCAGCAGACTAGCACACAACACCCGGCCTTGATGAGCGCCCCGGCGTACCTATCTACAACCAGACACGTGCCCCCCACCCTGCCCATTCATCGGGCAGATCCGCTGTTTGCGCCTAACGGCGAAAAAGCCATTTCAGATTCACGTCGCGCCGCCGATACCCACCTACATACTTTGGCTGGCTCAAACAACAATACCGTCCAGCAAACAGATATCACCTTTGCGGAGCATTCGATGAATAGCTGGTTCGGCAACATTAGCGTCAATCTCAAACTGGGCCTGGGCTTTGGTCTGGTGCTGGTCCTCACCTCGATCCTGGCCCTTACCGGCTGGACCAGCCTGAGCGGTCTGATTGACCGCAGCAATTGGATGAGCGACATCACCCAGCTCAACGCTTCGCTGACCAAGCTGCGCATCGTGCGCCTGCAATACATGCTGGCCAACGGCGACGAAACCGTGGCACAAAACGTCCAGACCAGCCTGGATGCCTTCGCCGCCCAGCAGCAGAAACTGCTGGACAGCTTCAAGAGCCCGGAAAACCTCAAGCTGCTCAACGAGCAGAAAGCCGTCATCACCGCCTACCAGCAGTCCCTGAGCAAAATGCGCGAGGCCTACCGTAACGGCAACGCCGCACGTCAGGTCATGGGCGACAAGGCCGACATCGCCAATGCCCAGATCAATGCACTCGACACCAGCGTGCAGCAAATGGCCGACAGCCCGGAGCGCTTCACCCAGTTCCAGGCCGTGACCCAGGCCAAGGAAGACTTCCAGCTGGCTCGTTACGAAGTACGCGGCTACACCAATAACGTCAACGCCGACACCGAAGCCCGCGCCGCCGCACAGATCGAAAAAGCCCTCGGTGGCCTGAAAAAACTCAGCGCAGTTTTTGGCGCCGACCAGCAAACCGCGCTGACCGCGCTGGAAACCGCCCTCGGCGCCTACCGCACGGCGGTACAAAGCTACAAGGCCGCCAACGCCAACATCGTCAGCGCCCGTGCCGAAATGACCACCCAAGGCGCCGATATCGTCACCATCAGCGACAAGCTCTACGACATCCAGCTGGACCGCCGTGACGCCGAAAGCGCCCCAGGCCCGCAGCCTGCAATTGATCAGCACGTTGCTGGCCCTGCTGGTCGGAATCATCGCGGCCCTGGTCATCACCCGCCAGATCACCCGCCCACTGCAAGAAACCCTGGCCGTGGTGGAACGCATTGCTTCCGGCGATTTGAGCCACAACATCCAGGTCACCCGTCGTGATGAACTGGGCGTGCTGCAACAAGGCATCCAGCGCATGGGCACGACCCTGCGCGAATTGATCAGCGGGATCCGTGACGGTGTGACGCAAATCGCCAGCGCCGCCGAAGAGTTGTCGGCCGTGACCGAGCAGACCAGCGCCGGGGTGAACAGCCAGAAGATCGAAACCGATCAGGTCGCCACCGCCATGCACGAGATGACCGCCACCGTGCAGGAAGTCGCGCGCAACGCCGAACAGGCCTCCCAAGCCGCTTCCGACGCCGATGGCCAAGCCCGCGAAGGGCGACAAGGTGGTGGCCGAAGCCATCGCCCAGATCGAACGCCTCGCCGCTGAAGTGGCACGCTCCACCGACGCCATGGCGCACCTGCAACAAGAGAGCAACAAGATCGGCAGCGTGATGGACGTGATCAAGGCCGTGGCCGAGCAGACCAACCTGTTGGCGCTCAACGCGGCCATTGAAGCCGCACGTGCCGGTGAGGCCGGTCGCGGCTTTGCCGTGGTCGCCGACGAAGTGCGTGGCCTGGCCCAGCGCACACAGAAATCCACCGAGGAAATCGAAGGCCTGGTGGCCGGCCTGCAAAATGGCACCCAGCAAGTGGCCACGGTGATGAACAACAGCCGCAGCCTCACGGACAGCAGCGTCGAGCTGACGCGCAAGGCCGGTGTGTCCCTGGAAAACATCACCCGCACGGTGTCGAATATCCAGTCGATGAACCAGCAGATCGCCGCCGCAGCCGAGCAGCAGAGTGCCGTGGCGGAAGAGATCAGCCGCAGTATCGTGAATGTGCGGGATGTGTCGGAGCAGACGGCTACGGCGAGTGACGAGACCGCCAAGTCGAGTGTTGAATTGGCGCGTTTGGGCAGCCAGTTGCAGCAGATGGTCAGTCACTTCCGGGTGTAAGCAACATCATTGTGGCGAGGGAGCTTGCTCCCGCTGGGTCGCGCAGCGGCCCCAACAATATTGGGAGCGCTTCGCACTCCAGCGGGAGCAAGCTCCCTCGCCACAGGCAAACTTAGACATACTCGGCCCTCCGTGAGTTGGGCCTTACCTCCAGCGCACTTACCGGAACATGTGGGCCTTCGGACGCAGGTCAATGGTCCTGTGAGGTGGCTGGGTTTATGGGCCTTCCGCATGAATCCGGCACGGGGTGCAAAACCCGTGGCGGTCGGTCCAAATATCTGCGCGCTAACCCAGCCAATCTCCATCACGACGAACACGGAACGAGGGCGATACTAACTCAGCCCTCCAAGCCAAGGTGTGACAAGCAACGCCAGATTATCCTTAAAATTGTTGCCGTTTTTTACATGCATATTTACCAAGTTAGCTTGGCTTGTAGAAATGAAAACCGCCCATCGTCAAGGCTTGCTTAGCACCTTCGAGCAGCAGTAATATCACCAACAGGTCAGTGGTCCTGTGAAACAGCAACCCAACCGCAAACTGGGATTGCAATAAAAAACCGCCTTAACGAAGGCGGTTTTTTATTGCCTGCGATTTACTCCTCAGCCCTCACCTTCTTCAACAAACACCAGCCGATTCCCAAACGGGTCCTTGATGCTCATCTCCCGCGAGCCCCAAGGCGTCTGTTCAACCTCAGGCTTGGCATAACGGTAATCCTTGCCCGCCAACTGCTGCTGGTAACCGTCCACCCCTTGCGCCTGAATCCGCACCGCCGCCCCCGGCGACGCATCGCCATGATGCTCGGACAAATGCAGCACGCACTCACCCAACGACACCTGCAAATACAGCGGGAAATTCGCCTCGAAGCGATGCTGCCAATCCACCGTGAACCCCAGGAAGTCGACGTAAAATTCCAGCGCCTTGGCCTCGTCGA
Proteins encoded in this window:
- a CDS encoding methyl-accepting chemotaxis protein, with amino-acid sequence MNSWFGNISVNLKLGLGFGLVLVLTSILALTGWTSLSGLIDRSNWMSDITQLNASLTKLRIVRLQYMLANGDETVAQNVQTSLDAFAAQQQKLLDSFKSPENLKLLNEQKAVITAYQQSLSKMREAYRNGNAARQVMGDKADIANAQINALDTSVQQMADSPERFTQFQAVTQAKEDFQLARYEVRGYTNNVNADTEARAAAQIEKALGGLKKLSAVFGADQQTALTALETALGAYRTAVQSYKAANANIVSARAEMTTQGADIVTISDKLYDIQLDRRDAESAPGPQPAIDQHVAGPAGRNHRGPGHHPPDHPPTARNPGRGGTHCFRRFEPQHPGHPS
- a CDS encoding methyl-accepting chemotaxis protein, producing the protein MVERIASGDLSHNIQVTRRDELGVLQQGIQRMGTTLRELISGIRDGVTQIASAAEELSAVTEQTSAGVNSQKIETDQVATAMHEMTATVQEVARNAEQASQAASDADGQAREGRQGGGRSHRPDRTPRR
- a CDS encoding methyl-accepting chemotaxis protein, translated to MAKPAKGDKVVAEAIAQIERLAAEVARSTDAMAHLQQESNKIGSVMDVIKAVAEQTNLLALNAAIEAARAGEAGRGFAVVADEVRGLAQRTQKSTEEIEGLVAGLQNGTQQVATVMNNSRSLTDSSVELTRKAGVSLENITRTVSNIQSMNQQIAAAAEQQSAVAEEISRSIVNVRDVSEQTATASDETAKSSVELARLGSQLQQMVSHFRV
- a CDS encoding glyoxalase superfamily protein; this encodes MHLGKVTPILRIFDEAKALEFYVDFLGFTVDWQHRFEANFPLYLQVSLGECVLHLSEHHGDASPGAAVRIQAQGVDGYQQQLAGKDYRYAKPEVEQTPWGSREMSIKDPFGNRLVFVEEGEG